The following proteins are encoded in a genomic region of Paenibacillus sp. FSL R7-0273:
- a CDS encoding glycoside hydrolase family 88 protein has translation MRYTISETDRQWAARVWDKLEVKLKAECRRVGPIMPYIPVNGTYEDMAEKNLVWWTNGFWAGILWQMYHATKEDLYKETAEQIGAKLDQGLADYTGLDHDLGFLWLHTAVADYRLTGNQQSRIRGLHAAGILAGRFQPAGEYIRAWNEGQEGVAIVDCLMNLPLLYWAADQRNDSGLKQIAVKHADMALQYVLRPDGSCNHLVQFDTETGEYLDNPGGQGYESGSSWTRGQSWAVYGMALSYRYTLKQEYLDAAKRSAHYFIANAAVNDYEVPIDFRSPEEPVYVDTTAAVCAACGLLELSEFVGEYEKGLYIKAAVRLLRKIDEKFCDWNPGTDSIVSHGSGRYHRESDREVPIIYGDYFFLEAILRLLDRDFLIW, from the coding sequence ATGAGATATACAATCAGTGAAACGGACCGCCAGTGGGCGGCCCGGGTCTGGGACAAGCTTGAAGTAAAATTAAAAGCAGAATGCCGGCGCGTCGGTCCGATTATGCCCTATATTCCAGTCAATGGAACCTACGAGGACATGGCTGAAAAGAATCTCGTCTGGTGGACTAACGGCTTCTGGGCCGGCATTCTGTGGCAGATGTATCATGCTACCAAGGAGGATCTATACAAAGAAACAGCTGAACAAATCGGAGCCAAACTGGATCAGGGGCTGGCTGACTATACAGGCCTTGACCATGATCTGGGATTTCTCTGGTTACATACGGCAGTGGCCGATTACCGGCTTACCGGAAATCAGCAGTCGCGTATCCGCGGGCTTCATGCAGCAGGCATTCTCGCCGGACGGTTTCAGCCGGCCGGCGAATATATCCGGGCCTGGAACGAAGGGCAGGAAGGCGTCGCCATTGTGGATTGCCTGATGAACCTCCCCCTGCTCTATTGGGCAGCGGATCAGCGCAACGATTCCGGCCTCAAGCAGATTGCCGTCAAGCATGCTGACATGGCGCTGCAGTACGTATTACGGCCGGATGGCTCCTGTAACCATCTTGTGCAATTTGATACGGAGACCGGTGAGTATCTGGATAATCCGGGCGGGCAAGGGTATGAGAGCGGCTCTTCCTGGACCCGCGGCCAGTCCTGGGCCGTCTATGGCATGGCGCTTTCCTACCGCTATACGCTGAAGCAGGAGTACCTGGATGCCGCCAAACGGTCAGCACATTATTTTATCGCGAATGCAGCCGTCAATGATTACGAGGTACCGATTGATTTTCGTTCGCCGGAAGAGCCTGTGTATGTTGATACAACTGCTGCCGTATGCGCTGCCTGCGGACTGCTCGAGCTATCCGAATTTGTAGGTGAGTATGAGAAAGGGCTGTATATAAAAGCTGCGGTCCGGCTCCTGAGGAAGATCGATGAGAAATTCTGTGACTGGAACCCCGGGACGGATTCCATCGTCTCCCACGGCTCCGGAAGATATCACCGGGAGTCGGACCGTGAAGTGCCGATTATTTACGGCGACTACTTTTTTCTGGAGGCCATCCTGCGGCTGTTAGACCGGGATTTTCTGATCTGGTAG
- a CDS encoding IS110 family transposase: MKFNRNETTNQRIERITVQHVVVGIDIAKDMHAAQMTDFRGRSLTPRHLSFPNTLEGFEKLLRWVKEAQSKHRLTSLLIGLEPTGHYWFNLANWLLQQGIEVVLVNPVTTHRNKENRDNSPSKNDPKDALVIADVVSRGYYTDYVTQEATFERLKTLMSDREYWVKQSISLGNRIVRWIDLYFPEFRQVFPDWTVLRSLASLHACPLPCDLKRLSVDEVIKLWRKQGMKRASGVSGRAKAGALLAAAARSIGDTRATEEARQDLYRLIQTYKQVTVMLGEIEEALGRILQEIPLAEQLRSIPGLGTMTLAAILASAGDLRLYAHGRQLLRRAGLNLAECTSGKFKGQIKLSKRGDSMLRKHFYWGMLNLVRQNPDFKRWHTHNQERGMKKQASLFKLIGKLARILIGMVQRGESYQSASAAPVAA; the protein is encoded by the coding sequence ATGAAGTTTAACCGAAACGAAACAACGAATCAACGTATTGAGCGAATTACGGTGCAGCATGTAGTGGTTGGGATCGACATTGCTAAGGATATGCACGCCGCGCAGATGACCGATTTTCGCGGGCGTTCGCTTACTCCCCGCCATCTGTCTTTTCCCAATACGCTAGAAGGCTTTGAGAAGCTTTTGCGTTGGGTAAAAGAAGCCCAGAGCAAGCACCGGCTAACATCCCTTCTTATTGGACTTGAACCTACGGGGCATTACTGGTTTAACCTTGCCAATTGGCTGCTTCAACAAGGGATTGAGGTGGTGTTGGTGAACCCGGTGACCACCCACCGTAATAAGGAAAACCGGGACAATAGCCCATCCAAGAATGACCCCAAGGATGCGCTTGTCATTGCAGACGTGGTCAGTCGCGGCTACTACACAGACTATGTGACTCAGGAAGCCACTTTTGAGCGTCTAAAGACACTCATGAGTGACAGAGAGTACTGGGTAAAGCAATCGATAAGCTTGGGCAATCGAATCGTCCGCTGGATCGACCTTTATTTCCCCGAATTCCGCCAAGTCTTTCCGGACTGGACAGTGCTTCGTTCGCTAGCATCGCTCCACGCTTGTCCTTTGCCATGTGATCTAAAGAGACTGAGTGTGGATGAGGTGATTAAACTTTGGCGCAAGCAAGGGATGAAACGGGCCTCCGGCGTCAGTGGCAGAGCGAAAGCAGGCGCGTTACTTGCAGCAGCAGCGCGCAGTATTGGGGATACGAGAGCAACGGAAGAAGCACGGCAAGACCTCTACCGCCTGATTCAAACCTACAAGCAGGTAACCGTCATGCTCGGTGAAATAGAGGAGGCCCTCGGGCGGATCCTGCAAGAAATTCCTTTGGCTGAGCAATTACGAAGTATCCCGGGTCTTGGCACGATGACGCTGGCAGCCATTCTAGCCTCAGCGGGCGACCTGCGCCTGTATGCGCACGGCAGGCAATTGTTACGACGAGCCGGTTTGAATCTGGCTGAGTGTACCTCCGGTAAGTTCAAAGGGCAAATCAAGCTCTCCAAGCGGGGGGACAGCATGCTCCGCAAGCACTTCTACTGGGGAATGCTGAATCTGGTGCGGCAAAACCCGGATTTTAAGCGGTGGCATACGCACAACCAGGAACGGGGCATGAAGAAGCAGGCGTCGCTTTTTAAACTGATTGGCAAGCTGGCTCGTATCCTGATCGGTATGGTCCAGCGAGGGGAATCATACCAAAGTGCATCTGCAGCCCCAGTTGCCGCATAA
- a CDS encoding YiaA/YiaB family inner membrane protein: MQKVVRDNTEDREIRLENPKHRMRNTAAFTGMAIAGLVIGYGMFFIGLYNAPFQLNVKGYYIAVILLISYSAIGVQKVTRDNAEDKDILAELESKRDYQG, from the coding sequence ATGCAGAAGGTCGTCCGGGACAATACGGAGGACAGAGAAATCCGCCTGGAGAATCCTAAGCACCGGATGAGAAATACGGCAGCTTTTACAGGGATGGCGATAGCCGGGCTGGTTATCGGTTACGGCATGTTCTTTATCGGCCTGTACAACGCTCCGTTTCAGTTAAATGTAAAAGGATACTACATCGCTGTTATTCTGCTGATTTCGTACAGTGCAATCGGCGTGCAGAAGGTTACCCGGGACAATGCGGAAGACAAGGACATACTGGCCGAGCTGGAATCCAAAAGGGATTATCAGGGGTAA
- a CDS encoding substrate-binding domain-containing protein, whose translation MKITRILLTVLMCALVWLSVTSCFFNSSPVYINTKNTRNIHMIVKMNKGDYWNTVKLGAEAAAKEFNVNLTFKAPDSESMIDEQVAMVEDSISQHADAIILAASSYMGLAQVVDQAAYSKIPVISVDAEVGSAKVRSYVGSNGYEAGQKSAERLITLLNGTGEIGILNFTSASLNGQQESGSIDYGARDADEREKGFLNYAARYPNIHVVQISYTSSNTTEAEELTRQMLEKHPGLRGIATLNETASQGAGKVIQSQGLDNIIKMVAFDSSPSMLELLQNGTVQATVIQNPFSNGYLAVKYAVELLQGIDVPERVDTGTKLIDLDNMLYPENQKLLFPFVK comes from the coding sequence ATGAAAATAACACGTATATTGCTGACAGTGCTGATGTGTGCGCTGGTCTGGCTATCGGTGACCTCCTGCTTTTTTAATTCGTCACCTGTATATATCAACACCAAAAACACGCGCAATATCCATATGATCGTCAAAATGAACAAGGGTGATTACTGGAATACGGTCAAGCTGGGCGCGGAAGCGGCCGCCAAGGAGTTCAATGTCAATCTGACCTTCAAGGCACCGGATTCGGAGAGCATGATTGATGAGCAGGTGGCCATGGTCGAGGATTCGATCAGCCAGCACGCGGATGCAATCATTCTGGCAGCGAGCAGCTATATGGGATTAGCCCAGGTGGTTGACCAGGCTGCTTATTCCAAAATACCGGTTATTTCAGTTGATGCCGAAGTCGGCTCTGCCAAGGTGCGGTCCTATGTAGGCTCTAACGGCTATGAGGCCGGCCAGAAATCTGCTGAACGCCTGATAACGCTGCTGAACGGCACCGGTGAGATCGGTATTCTTAACTTTACCAGCGCGTCCCTGAACGGTCAGCAGGAGAGTGGTTCGATAGATTACGGGGCAAGGGATGCGGATGAGCGGGAAAAGGGGTTTCTTAACTATGCCGCCCGTTATCCGAACATTCATGTGGTGCAGATTTCGTATACCTCATCCAATACGACCGAAGCCGAAGAGCTGACCCGGCAAATGCTGGAGAAGCACCCCGGACTGCGGGGCATTGCTACACTGAACGAAACGGCCTCGCAGGGAGCAGGCAAGGTTATTCAGAGCCAGGGTCTAGATAATATTATTAAAATGGTCGCCTTTGACAGCTCGCCCTCCATGCTGGAGCTGCTGCAGAACGGTACTGTTCAGGCTACCGTCATCCAGAATCCGTTCAGCAACGGCTATCTCGCCGTGAAATATGCAGTAGAGCTGCTGCAGGGAATAGATGTGCCGGAGCGCGTAGATACAGGAACCAAGCTGATTGATCTGGACAATATGCTCTACCCTGAGAACCAGAAGCTGCTGTTTCCGTTCGTAAAGTAG
- a CDS encoding galactose ABC transporter substrate-binding protein produces the protein MKKLTSVLLASALLGAALAGCGGNNNSDNTAATNAPAGNAAANSGNSGSGETPKVGVAIYKFDDTFMTGVRNAIDAAAKGIATVDIVDSQNSQPTQNDKVDLFVTKKYDGMLINPVDRTAAGVIIDKAKAADIPVVFLNREPLPEDMKKWDKVYYVGAKAEESGTMSGQLIVDYWKAHPEADKNGDGVLQYVMLKGEPGHQDAELRTTFSIQAIEDAGIKVEKLAEDTAMWDRVKGQEKMAAFLGSHGDKIEAVLANNDDMALGAIEALKAQGYFTGDKYMPVVGVDATAPAVQALQDGTMLGTVLNDANNQGKAAITVAALLAKGETPTKDNVGFDITDNQYVWISYKKITKDNVADAK, from the coding sequence ATGAAAAAGCTTACTTCCGTATTACTAGCCAGTGCATTGCTGGGTGCTGCTTTGGCAGGCTGCGGCGGCAATAACAACTCTGACAATACAGCAGCAACAAATGCTCCTGCCGGCAACGCGGCAGCAAACTCCGGTAACTCCGGCAGCGGTGAAACTCCGAAGGTCGGTGTTGCGATTTACAAGTTTGATGATACCTTCATGACCGGCGTGCGTAATGCGATTGATGCAGCGGCAAAGGGCATTGCAACGGTTGACATCGTAGATAGCCAGAACTCACAGCCGACCCAGAATGACAAGGTTGACCTGTTTGTTACCAAGAAATATGACGGCATGCTGATCAACCCGGTTGACCGCACCGCTGCAGGCGTAATCATCGATAAAGCAAAGGCTGCTGATATTCCGGTAGTATTCCTGAACCGCGAGCCGCTGCCTGAGGATATGAAGAAATGGGATAAGGTCTACTATGTTGGGGCAAAAGCAGAAGAGTCCGGCACGATGTCCGGCCAGCTGATTGTTGACTACTGGAAAGCTCACCCTGAAGCTGACAAAAACGGCGACGGCGTGCTGCAGTACGTAATGCTCAAAGGCGAACCGGGCCACCAGGATGCTGAGCTGCGTACCACCTTCTCCATCCAGGCTATCGAAGATGCCGGCATTAAGGTAGAGAAGCTGGCTGAAGATACTGCAATGTGGGACCGCGTAAAAGGACAGGAAAAAATGGCGGCCTTCCTTGGCTCCCACGGCGACAAAATCGAAGCAGTTCTGGCTAACAACGATGACATGGCACTCGGCGCAATCGAAGCTCTGAAAGCACAAGGCTACTTCACTGGCGACAAATACATGCCGGTAGTAGGCGTTGACGCTACGGCTCCGGCGGTTCAGGCTCTTCAGGACGGAACCATGCTCGGAACGGTACTGAACGATGCGAATAACCAGGGTAAAGCGGCGATTACCGTTGCAGCTCTGCTGGCTAAGGGCGAAACTCCAACTAAAGATAACGTAGGCTTTGATATCACAGACAACCAATATGTATGGATCTCCTACAAAAAGATTACAAAAGACAACGTAGCTGACGCTAAATAA
- a CDS encoding DUF2264 domain-containing protein has translation MEAVKDHGSREFYEDLLLSMIEPLKERFSPGKARLQLGAETAGYGNRVAGMEGFSRLLWGLVPYWAGGGKDVSLLPVYLEGLANGTNPASPEYWGELHHKDQRMVEMAAIAFGLLMIPEKLWEPLAEPSRNHLAAWLGQINLYSLADNNWQYFNVITNLALKHIGMPYSNERLEEAMAKYESFYLGNGWYSDGLRPQKDYYISFAIHFYCLLYAKFVGAEDPERSALFKARAREFAGTFIYWFDDEGKALPFGRSMAYRFAQAAFWSVSAMLELDVLPMGVLKGLIERHMEQWLRQPIFDNGGVLTIGYAYPNLNMSEGYNASGSPYWAFKSFALLALPADHKFWTVKSEPLPKLEQRLAIAECDMLICRRSYDVTALTAGQYPVLQLTHAAEKYAKFAYSTRFGFSCPRSYSHLHEAGTDSMLAFYVHDMIYVRKACLEYNVTGTEVYSRWSPVEGIEVETWLIPTDEGHIRRHMITSELECTAYDCGFAYPDLPGETRRELSGTSAAVIDTNGRSSAASDTGRPMVIASAPNTNLIFPTTAIPAIEYRIPRGSIRVETRIEADFADVKIQIGRGHGYEIYNQ, from the coding sequence ATGGAAGCAGTAAAGGATCACGGCAGCCGGGAGTTTTACGAAGACCTGCTCCTGTCGATGATAGAGCCCCTGAAGGAACGTTTCAGCCCGGGAAAAGCCAGGCTTCAGCTTGGCGCTGAAACAGCCGGATACGGTAACAGAGTCGCGGGAATGGAGGGTTTCTCGCGCCTGCTATGGGGACTGGTCCCGTATTGGGCCGGCGGCGGTAAAGATGTCAGCCTGCTGCCGGTTTATCTGGAGGGGCTGGCGAATGGAACCAATCCAGCTTCTCCCGAGTATTGGGGGGAGCTGCACCATAAAGACCAGCGGATGGTGGAAATGGCCGCTATCGCTTTCGGGCTGCTGATGATTCCGGAGAAATTATGGGAGCCATTGGCGGAGCCTAGCCGTAACCATCTGGCAGCATGGCTGGGGCAGATTAATCTATACTCCCTGGCCGATAATAACTGGCAGTATTTTAATGTGATCACCAACCTGGCTCTAAAGCATATAGGCATGCCCTACAGCAATGAGCGTTTGGAAGAAGCAATGGCTAAATATGAGTCCTTCTATTTGGGGAACGGCTGGTATTCCGACGGGCTGCGTCCTCAGAAGGATTACTATATTTCGTTTGCGATTCATTTTTATTGTCTTCTCTACGCCAAGTTTGTGGGCGCGGAGGATCCGGAAAGATCAGCGCTTTTCAAAGCGAGAGCCAGGGAGTTTGCCGGAACCTTTATCTACTGGTTTGATGATGAAGGCAAAGCCCTGCCCTTCGGAAGGTCCATGGCCTACCGGTTTGCCCAGGCAGCCTTTTGGAGTGTTAGCGCCATGCTGGAGCTTGATGTTCTGCCAATGGGCGTATTAAAAGGACTTATAGAGCGGCATATGGAGCAGTGGCTGCGGCAGCCTATTTTTGATAATGGCGGCGTGTTAACAATAGGTTACGCTTACCCCAATCTGAACATGTCAGAAGGCTATAATGCCTCCGGCTCCCCATACTGGGCCTTCAAAAGCTTCGCGCTGCTTGCCCTTCCTGCGGACCACAAGTTCTGGACCGTGAAAAGTGAGCCTCTTCCCAAGCTGGAACAGCGGCTGGCCATCGCCGAGTGTGACATGCTTATCTGCCGCCGCAGCTATGATGTCACCGCGCTTACGGCCGGGCAATATCCGGTTCTGCAGCTTACCCACGCAGCGGAAAAATACGCAAAGTTCGCCTATTCCACCCGCTTCGGATTCAGCTGCCCCAGATCGTACAGTCATTTGCATGAGGCGGGAACGGACAGCATGCTGGCTTTTTACGTTCACGATATGATTTATGTGAGAAAAGCCTGCCTGGAATATAACGTCACCGGAACAGAGGTGTATTCCAGATGGAGCCCGGTGGAAGGCATTGAGGTCGAGACTTGGCTCATTCCAACAGATGAAGGGCATATCCGGCGCCATATGATTACCAGCGAATTGGAGTGTACCGCTTATGACTGCGGCTTTGCTTATCCCGACCTGCCCGGAGAGACCCGCAGAGAGCTCAGCGGTACCTCCGCTGCTGTCATAGATACCAACGGCAGAAGCTCAGCAGCATCTGATACCGGCAGACCTATGGTGATCGCCAGCGCACCGAATACCAATCTGATCTTCCCGACTACAGCAATCCCGGCGATCGAATACCGGATTCCAAGGGGAAGCATTCGTGTCGAAACCAGGATTGAGGCGGATTTTGCAGATGTCAAAATACAGATAGGACGTGGACATGGCTATGAGATATACAATCAGTGA
- a CDS encoding sugar ABC transporter ATP-binding protein, whose translation MANAEFLLEMNNITKEFPGVKALDGVSLKVRPGSVHALMGENGAGKSTLMKCLFGIYSPDAGEIFLDGEKASITNSNDALGHGISMIHQELHPVPFRSVMENIWLGRFPTKGIGPIQFIDHKKMYADTASLFKDLDIDLNPETLVGKLSVSKIQSIEIAKAVSFHSRVIVMDEPTSSLTSVEVEHLFRIIRDLQKRGVAIIYISHKMEEILEISDEVTIMRDGKKIGTWPSAELTTDLIISRMVGRDLTNRFPERSNVPGEVYMKVEGLTSPEPRSFKNVSFSLRRGEILGVGGLVGAQRTEVIEALFGLRAIASGSISIEGKKVNINSPQDAKKHGLALLTEERRVTGIFPVLSVHENGAIANLDRYRKPYLLLDGKKKKVEVDRMIEKLRTKTPTTKVQIMNLSGGNQQKVLLARWLLTEPEVLLLDEPTRGIDVGAKFEIYSIIADLAKQGKSIIMISSEMPELLGMSDRVMVMSEGRLTGILEGDQATETEVMRLAAQH comes from the coding sequence ATGGCTAATGCTGAGTTTTTGCTGGAAATGAACAATATTACAAAAGAATTCCCCGGCGTTAAAGCGCTGGACGGAGTAAGCCTCAAGGTTAGACCGGGTTCGGTACATGCACTGATGGGAGAAAACGGGGCAGGCAAATCAACACTGATGAAATGTCTCTTTGGTATTTATTCACCGGACGCCGGTGAGATCTTTCTGGATGGCGAAAAAGCCAGCATTACCAACTCCAACGATGCCCTCGGGCACGGGATTTCGATGATTCACCAGGAGCTGCATCCGGTACCGTTCCGGAGCGTGATGGAGAACATCTGGCTCGGACGTTTTCCGACTAAGGGAATCGGGCCGATTCAATTCATAGACCACAAGAAAATGTATGCGGATACAGCAAGCCTGTTTAAGGATCTGGATATTGATCTGAATCCCGAAACGCTGGTGGGCAAGCTGTCTGTATCCAAAATCCAATCCATTGAAATCGCGAAGGCCGTTTCTTTTCATTCCCGCGTCATTGTAATGGATGAGCCGACCTCTTCCCTGACAAGCGTGGAAGTTGAGCATCTGTTCCGGATTATCCGGGACCTGCAAAAAAGAGGCGTAGCTATTATCTATATATCCCACAAGATGGAAGAGATTCTGGAAATCTCTGATGAAGTAACGATCATGCGTGACGGTAAAAAAATCGGTACCTGGCCGTCTGCTGAACTGACGACGGACCTGATTATCTCCCGGATGGTCGGACGCGATCTGACCAACCGCTTCCCTGAACGCAGCAATGTTCCCGGCGAGGTCTATATGAAGGTGGAAGGGCTGACCTCTCCGGAGCCAAGATCGTTTAAGAATGTCTCGTTCAGTCTCAGACGGGGAGAAATTCTCGGAGTAGGCGGACTGGTAGGCGCGCAGCGTACTGAGGTTATTGAAGCTCTGTTCGGACTGCGGGCGATTGCATCCGGCAGTATTTCAATAGAGGGTAAGAAGGTGAACATCAATTCTCCGCAGGATGCCAAAAAGCACGGGCTGGCGCTGCTGACGGAGGAACGCCGTGTGACCGGTATTTTCCCGGTGCTGTCTGTCCATGAGAACGGGGCGATCGCTAATCTGGACCGTTACCGGAAGCCTTATCTTCTGCTCGACGGCAAGAAGAAAAAGGTTGAGGTGGACCGGATGATCGAGAAGCTCCGCACGAAGACACCGACCACCAAGGTACAGATCATGAACCTGTCGGGCGGTAACCAGCAAAAGGTGCTGCTGGCCAGATGGCTGCTGACCGAGCCGGAGGTTCTGCTGCTTGACGAGCCGACACGCGGAATTGACGTCGGTGCCAAGTTCGAAATCTATTCTATCATCGCCGATCTGGCGAAGCAGGGGAAGAGCATTATCATGATCTCCTCCGAGATGCCGGAGCTGCTGGGCATGTCTGACCGTGTCATGGTGATGTCGGAAGGACGGCTTACAGGAATATTAGAAGGCGACCAGGCTACGGAAACCGAAGTTATGCGTCTCGCCGCACAGCATTAG
- the mglC gene encoding galactose/methyl galactoside ABC transporter permease MglC, producing the protein MDVKKAQSFITQNAIYIVLVILIMGIIVYEPSFMSINTLRDVLIQSSTRVIIALGVAFILITAGTDLSAGRVVGFTAVISASMLQIPDYSRRFFPDLPQVHVLLPIVIAIVAGLLCGLVNGLVVSKLNVPPFIATLGTMLIVYGVNSLYFDMDPNQSQPIGGLREDFTKIGSGFIGSGQYSIPYIVIIAIVVAAIVWVLFNKTKLGKNMYAIGGNMQAAKVSGINVSKNLIYIYAIAGALYGLAGVLEAARTGGATNNYGNMYELDAIAACVVGGVSTTGGIGTVPGVLVGVIIFTLINYGLTFIGISPYYQLIIKGLIIIAAVSFDMRKYSSKK; encoded by the coding sequence ATGGATGTTAAAAAAGCACAATCCTTTATAACCCAAAATGCGATTTATATCGTACTTGTCATTCTCATCATGGGAATTATCGTATACGAACCAAGCTTTATGTCGATTAATACGCTGCGTGATGTACTGATCCAGTCCTCGACCCGCGTTATTATCGCCCTCGGGGTTGCCTTTATCCTCATTACCGCAGGTACGGACTTGTCGGCAGGCCGCGTAGTCGGCTTCACCGCCGTTATCTCAGCCTCAATGCTGCAAATTCCGGATTATTCCCGCCGGTTCTTCCCGGATCTCCCGCAGGTGCATGTGCTGCTTCCGATTGTTATCGCAATCGTGGCCGGTCTTCTCTGCGGTCTGGTCAACGGTCTCGTCGTTTCCAAGCTCAATGTTCCGCCGTTCATTGCCACGCTGGGCACCATGCTTATCGTATACGGAGTAAACTCCCTGTACTTCGATATGGACCCGAACCAGTCACAGCCAATCGGCGGACTGCGTGAGGACTTCACCAAGATTGGCTCCGGCTTTATCGGCAGCGGCCAGTATTCCATACCCTACATCGTCATCATAGCGATAGTCGTCGCCGCGATAGTCTGGGTGCTGTTCAACAAAACCAAGCTGGGCAAAAACATGTACGCCATCGGCGGCAACATGCAGGCCGCCAAGGTTTCCGGGATCAACGTATCCAAGAACCTGATCTACATCTACGCAATCGCCGGTGCTCTTTATGGTCTGGCTGGTGTACTCGAAGCTGCAAGAACAGGCGGCGCAACCAACAACTACGGTAACATGTATGAACTCGATGCAATCGCAGCCTGCGTAGTCGGCGGCGTATCCACCACAGGCGGTATTGGTACCGTTCCTGGCGTCCTCGTAGGGGTTATCATCTTCACCCTGATTAACTACGGTCTGACCTTCATCGGCATCAGCCCTTATTATCAATTGATCATTAAAGGTTTAATTATCATCGCTGCGGTGTCGTTTGATATGCGGAAGTACTCATCAAAGAAGTAG
- a CDS encoding phosphotransferase family protein, translated as MNVNVSCPLDPLALQEYIGQVFGSSYVVSGVSRMHGGAQKVVYKVDCTNGFSSVLYVWDLSMNFFQQEIEQNTINAGSYGSGLFASSNRFLKEHSIRTPALYDLNNDRTDYTFDYALVEYIDGQKAEAYFSHPDPEVKEYVLQQVGTLVTAMHNIKRSTFGAPEQHRNVRTTGQCHLVLQDNAKLQLAYAVQYIDLINTNKEKLLDKLEELAARISPRTEYGLIHDELGPDHLLVNERLEPYLIDIEGVRFFDIEHEHSFLEFRFGEYYRYLQNDSLDPDRMRFYRFHHHIALISAGLKLLHRGYPDQQFSRNLSRYHTELAMRYIE; from the coding sequence ATGAACGTTAACGTTAGCTGCCCCCTCGACCCCCTTGCGCTGCAGGAATATATCGGCCAGGTTTTTGGAAGCTCCTATGTGGTTTCAGGTGTGTCCAGAATGCATGGTGGTGCTCAAAAGGTAGTTTATAAGGTGGACTGCACTAATGGTTTCAGCAGTGTGCTCTATGTGTGGGACCTGTCCATGAATTTTTTTCAGCAGGAAATCGAACAAAATACGATCAATGCAGGATCCTACGGCAGCGGCCTGTTTGCATCCAGCAACAGGTTTTTGAAGGAGCATTCCATCCGCACGCCGGCGCTTTACGACTTGAATAATGACAGAACGGATTATACATTTGATTACGCGCTGGTTGAGTATATTGACGGGCAAAAGGCAGAAGCCTATTTCAGCCATCCTGATCCGGAGGTTAAGGAGTATGTTTTGCAGCAGGTAGGGACTCTGGTTACTGCAATGCATAACATTAAAAGAAGTACCTTCGGGGCACCTGAGCAGCATCGCAACGTACGTACAACAGGCCAATGTCATCTGGTGCTGCAGGATAATGCAAAGCTGCAGTTAGCTTACGCAGTGCAGTATATCGACCTCATTAACACTAACAAAGAGAAGCTGCTGGATAAACTGGAGGAGCTTGCAGCCAGGATCAGTCCAAGGACAGAATACGGGCTGATCCACGATGAACTCGGCCCCGACCATCTGCTGGTGAATGAGAGGCTGGAGCCTTATCTGATTGACATTGAGGGCGTGCGTTTTTTTGATATCGAGCATGAGCATAGCTTTCTGGAATTCAGATTCGGCGAGTATTACCGCTATTTGCAGAACGATTCCCTTGATCCTGACAGAATGCGCTTTTACCGCTTCCATCATCACATCGCCTTAATCTCGGCCGGGCTGAAGCTGCTGCACCGCGGATATCCGGATCAGCAGTTTTCAAGGAATCTGTCCAGATATCATACAGAGCTGGCCATGCGATATATTGAATAA